In the genome of Cronobacter malonaticus LMG 23826, one region contains:
- a CDS encoding GlxA family transcriptional regulator translates to MTIPVWFVVLPGVMALDLTGPAETFALAGDAFSLNYIGPEERVVMSTGLQVAGIAPLPETLPPGSLLVLPGVADSSRWFSTPEALAARNWLMRLQPLIHSQQLTLICVCSGSLLAAKAGLLHGVECTTHHDVLARLKAATPGAQVRDNRIFVEDRGIWTSAGITSGIDLSLHLIHRLCGPRAALDVAREMVVWFRRSGDDPQLSPWLRYRNHLHPAVHRAQDLLAANPQAAWSLTEIAGRVHVSPRHLTRLFKEHLGISVRDYLEQLRVALASQCLLQGQGAEQAAVATGFSSARQFQRARSRAAN, encoded by the coding sequence ATGACCATTCCTGTCTGGTTTGTGGTGTTGCCTGGCGTCATGGCGCTCGATTTAACAGGCCCGGCGGAGACATTCGCGCTCGCGGGCGATGCTTTTAGCCTTAATTACATCGGGCCTGAAGAGCGAGTCGTGATGTCGACCGGCTTACAGGTAGCGGGTATCGCGCCGCTGCCGGAAACACTGCCGCCAGGCAGCCTGCTCGTTCTGCCGGGTGTCGCGGATTCCAGCCGCTGGTTTTCTACGCCAGAAGCGCTGGCCGCCCGCAACTGGCTGATGCGGCTTCAGCCGCTGATCCACAGTCAGCAGCTTACGCTTATCTGTGTCTGCTCAGGCTCTCTGCTGGCGGCGAAAGCCGGTCTGCTGCATGGCGTTGAGTGCACCACGCACCATGACGTGCTGGCGCGCCTGAAAGCGGCCACCCCCGGCGCGCAGGTGCGCGATAACCGTATTTTTGTGGAAGATCGCGGCATCTGGACCAGCGCGGGTATTACGTCCGGCATCGATTTAAGCCTGCACCTGATCCATCGCCTGTGCGGGCCGCGCGCGGCGCTCGACGTGGCGCGCGAAATGGTGGTCTGGTTTCGCCGCTCCGGCGACGATCCGCAGCTCTCGCCATGGCTGCGTTACCGTAATCACTTACATCCCGCCGTGCATCGCGCGCAGGATTTACTGGCAGCGAATCCGCAGGCGGCATGGAGCCTGACGGAGATTGCCGGACGTGTACACGTCAGTCCGCGCCATCTCACGCGACTGTTTAAGGAGCATCTGGGGATCAGCGTTCGTGATTATCTGGAACAGTTACGCGTGGCGCTTGCCAGCCAGTGTTTATTGCAGGGGCAGGGCGCGGAGCAGGCCGCGGTGGCTACCGGGTTTTCATCCGCCCGGCAGTTTCAGCGCGCCCGCTCGCGTGCCGCTAACTGA
- a CDS encoding isochorismatase family protein translates to MTRTALINIDTQQSFFHRSYWREDDFPAFCEAINTLIAGCEARNIPVVDIFHVDEDELFTLESGFVTPMPFLRHNAAVTFHKHVHNAFTDTGLDLWLRQRDINHLIICGIRTEQCCETTTRVASDLGYRVTFVSEATLTFPMTWKGVTLDVDALRHRTETVLAGRFATISSVAQCLESLG, encoded by the coding sequence ATGACGCGTACCGCACTGATCAATATCGATACTCAACAGTCCTTCTTTCACCGCAGCTACTGGCGTGAAGACGATTTTCCAGCGTTTTGCGAGGCTATCAACACGCTTATTGCGGGCTGTGAAGCGCGCAATATCCCGGTTGTCGATATCTTTCATGTCGATGAGGACGAACTGTTTACGCTTGAATCGGGCTTTGTAACGCCGATGCCTTTCCTGCGCCATAACGCCGCCGTGACATTCCATAAGCATGTCCATAACGCATTTACCGACACCGGGCTGGATTTATGGCTGCGCCAAAGAGATATTAACCACCTGATTATCTGCGGTATCCGTACCGAACAGTGCTGCGAAACCACAACGCGGGTCGCCTCTGATCTGGGTTATCGGGTGACGTTTGTCAGCGAAGCGACGCTGACGTTTCCGATGACCTGGAAAGGTGTGACGCTGGACGTGGACGCATTACGCCACCGTACCGAAACGGTGCTGGCGGGGCGTTTTGCGACGATTAGCAGCGTGGCGCAATGTCTGGAGTCTTTGGGATGA
- the xylB gene encoding xylulokinase yields the protein MYIGIDLGTSGVKVILLDEQGALVASHSEALQVARPHPLWSEQDPESWWQATDRAMQALGAQHSLRDVKAIGLSGQMHGATLLDKHQRILRPAILWNDGRSAQECAILEENVPDSREITGNLMMPGFTAPKLLWVARHEPDIFRQTDKVLLPKDYLRLRMTGIFASDMSDAAGTMWLNVAQRDWSDAMLAACHLQREHMPALFEGSEITGELKDDVARAWGMNAVPVVAGGGDNAAGAVGVGLAEPGQAMLSLGTSGVYFAVSDGFRANPESAVHSFCHALPARWHLMSVMLSAASCLDWAAQLTGAGSVPALLTAAQSAREDAGAVWFLPYLSGERTPHNNPLAKGVFFGLTHEHGPAELARGVLEGVGYALADGMDVVHACGVTPQSVTLIGGGARSAYWRQMLADISGVPLDYRTGGDVGPALGAARLAQIALSPQRALTDLLPPLALEQQHQPDAVRHQRYGEQRETFRKLYQQLLPLMS from the coding sequence ATGTATATTGGGATCGACCTTGGGACTTCAGGGGTAAAAGTTATTCTGCTGGATGAGCAGGGAGCACTTGTCGCTTCGCACAGCGAAGCGTTGCAGGTCGCTCGTCCGCATCCGTTGTGGTCGGAGCAAGATCCCGAAAGCTGGTGGCAGGCGACTGACCGGGCTATGCAAGCGCTGGGCGCGCAGCACAGCCTGCGAGACGTGAAAGCGATTGGCTTGAGCGGACAGATGCATGGCGCGACGCTGCTTGATAAACATCAGCGGATTTTGCGCCCGGCAATCCTCTGGAATGACGGGCGAAGCGCGCAGGAGTGCGCCATCCTTGAAGAAAACGTCCCCGATTCGCGTGAAATTACCGGCAATCTCATGATGCCCGGCTTCACCGCGCCAAAACTGCTGTGGGTGGCGCGTCACGAGCCGGACATTTTCAGGCAAACCGACAAAGTGCTGCTCCCTAAAGATTACCTGCGGCTGCGTATGACCGGTATATTCGCGAGCGACATGTCCGATGCGGCCGGCACGATGTGGCTGAACGTGGCGCAGCGCGACTGGAGCGATGCCATGCTGGCGGCGTGCCATCTGCAACGCGAGCATATGCCAGCGCTGTTTGAAGGCAGTGAAATTACGGGCGAGCTGAAAGATGACGTTGCCCGGGCGTGGGGCATGAATGCGGTGCCGGTGGTGGCAGGCGGCGGCGATAACGCCGCGGGTGCGGTGGGCGTTGGTCTTGCCGAACCGGGCCAGGCGATGCTGTCGCTTGGCACATCCGGCGTTTACTTTGCGGTCAGCGACGGCTTTCGGGCAAACCCTGAAAGCGCGGTGCACAGTTTCTGCCATGCCTTACCGGCGCGCTGGCATTTGATGTCAGTGATGCTGAGCGCCGCGTCGTGTCTCGACTGGGCGGCACAGCTTACCGGTGCGGGAAGCGTACCGGCGCTGCTTACCGCGGCGCAAAGCGCGCGTGAAGACGCAGGCGCTGTCTGGTTCCTGCCGTATCTCTCCGGTGAGCGCACGCCCCACAACAATCCGCTGGCGAAGGGGGTGTTTTTTGGGCTGACGCACGAGCATGGGCCTGCCGAACTGGCGCGCGGGGTGCTGGAAGGGGTGGGTTATGCGCTGGCAGACGGCATGGATGTTGTGCATGCGTGCGGGGTGACACCACAAAGCGTTACGCTGATTGGTGGCGGCGCGCGCAGCGCGTACTGGCGGCAAATGCTGGCGGATATCAGCGGCGTGCCACTGGATTACCGCACCGGCGGCGACGTCGGCCCGGCGCTTGGCGCGGCAAGGCTTGCGCAGATTGCGCTCTCACCGCAGCGTGCGCTAACCGATCTACTTCCACCGCTTGCGCTGGAACAGCAGCATCAGCCGGATGCGGTGCGCCATCAGCGTTATGGCGAGCAGCGTGAAACCTTCCGTAAGCTCTACCAGCAGCTACTGCCGTTGATGTCATAA